From a region of the Zingiber officinale cultivar Zhangliang chromosome 4B, Zo_v1.1, whole genome shotgun sequence genome:
- the LOC121976640 gene encoding cell division cycle protein 48 homolog, with protein sequence MANPGEASDPKGKKDYSTAILEKKKAPNRLVVDEAINDDNSVVSMHPETMEKLQLFRGDTILLKGKKRKDTICIALADDTCDEPKIRMNKVVRSNLRVRLGDVVSVHQCQDVKYGNRVHILPIDDTIEGVTGNLFDAYLKPYFLEAYRPVRKGDLFLVRGGMRSVEFKVIETDPAEYCIVAPDTEIFCEGEPVKREDEDRLDEVGYDDVGGVRKQMAQIRELVELPLRHPQLFKSIGVKPPKGILLYGPPGSGKTLIARAVANETGAFFFCINGPEIMSKLAGESESNLRKAFEEAEKNAPSIIFIDEIDSIAPKREKTHGEVERRIVSQLLTLMDGLKSRAHVIVIGATNRPNSIDPALRRFGRFDREIDIGVPDEVGRLEVLRIHTKNMKLSDDVDLERIAKDTHGYVGADLAALCTEAALQCIREKMDIIDLEDESIDAEILNSMSVTNEHFKTALGSSNPSALRETVVEVPNVSWDDIGGLENVKRELQETVQYPVEHPEKFEKFGMSPSKGVLFYGPPGCGKTLLAKAIANECQANFISVKGPELLTMWFGESEANVREIFDKARQSAPCVLFFDELDSIATQRGSSVGDAGGAADRVLNQLLTEMDGMNAKKTVFIIGATNRPDIIDPALLRPGRLDQLIYIPLPDEASRYQIFKACLRKSPVAKDVDQGALAKYTQGFSGADITEICQRACKYAIRENIEKDIEREKKKSENPEAMEEDDEADDVAEIKAVHFEESMKFARRSVSDADIRKYQAFAQTLQQSRGFGSEFRFAERSEAAPGATGSDPFATSAVADDDDDLYS encoded by the exons ATGGCGAACCCGGGCGAGGCTTCCGATCC CAAGGGGAAGAAGGATTACAGCACGGCGATCcttgagaagaagaaggctcCCAACCGTTTGGTTGTGGATGAGGCGATCAATGACGATAATTCGGTTGTTTCGATGCATCCCGAGACGATGGAGAAGCTGCAGTTGTTTCGCGGCGATACCATACTCTTGAAG gggaagaaaagaaaggatacAATCTGTATTGCTCTAGCTGATGATACATGCGATGAACCAAAGATCAGGATGAACAAGGTTGTCAGATCAAATCTCAGGGTGAGGCTTGGTGACGTTGTATCTGTCCATCAATGCCAAGATGTCAAGTATGGAAATCGTGTACACATACTTCCCATTGACGACACAATTGAAGGTGTTACAGGGAACCTGTTTGATGCATATTTAAAAC CTTATTTTTTGGAAGCATATCGTCCTGTTAGAAAAGGGGATCTTTTCCTTGTCAGGGGTGGGATGAGGAGTGTTGAGTTTAAGGTTATAGAAACTGATCCTGCAGAGTACTGCATTGTTGCTCCTGATACAGAGATTTTCTGTGAGGGGGAGCCGGTAAAAAGAGAAGACGAGGACAGGCTTGATGAGGTAGGCTATGATGATGTTGGAGGAGTTAGGAAACAAATGGCTCAGATAAGGGAGCTAGTAGAGCTTCCTCTAAGACATCCTCAACTATTTAAATCTATTGGTGTCAAGCCGCCAAAAGGTATTTTGTTGTATGGTCCACCTGGTTCAGGTAAGACATTAATAGCTAGAGCAGTCGCAAATGAGACAGGAGCTTTTTTCTTTTGCATCAATGGTCCAGAGATCATGTCAAAGCTAGCCGGTGAGAGTGAGAGTAATTTGAGGAAGGCTTTTGAGGAAGCAGAGAAAAATGCACCCTCAATTATCTTCATTGATGAGATTGATTCCATTGCTCCTAAGAGAGAGAAAACTCATGGGGAAGTTGAAAGGCGCATAGTGTCTCAACTGTTGACACTGATGGATGGGTTGAAGTCTCGTGCTCATGTAATTGTCATTGGGGCTACAAACAGGCCAAACAGTATCGATCCAGCTCTTAGACGATTCGGTAGGTTTGACAGAGAAATTGACATTGGTGTTCCTGATGAGGTTGGCCGATTGGAGGTTCTTCGCATCCATACTAAGAACATGAAGCTATCTGATGAT GTTGATTTGGAAAGGATTGCTAAGGATACTCATGGCTATGTTGGGGCTGACCTTGCTGCTTTATGCACTGAAGCTGCTCTCCAGTGTATCCGTGAAAAGATGGACATAATTGATCTAGAAGATGAATCAATTGATGCTGAAATTCTCAATTCTATGTCTGTTACAAATGAACACTTTAAAACTGCTTTGGGATCTAGTAACCCATCTGCCCTCCGTGAAACT GTTGTTGAAGTACCAAATGTCAGCTGGGATGATATTGGTGGACTGGAAAATGTCAAGAGGGAACTGCAAGAG ACTGTGCAATATCCAGTTGAGCATCCTGAGAAGTTTGAGAAGTTTGGGATGTCCCCTTCCAAGGGAGTCTTGTTTTATGGACCACCTGGATGTGGTAAAACATTGCTGGCTAAGGCCATTGCCAATGAATGCCAAGCAAATTTCATCAGTGTCAAGGGTCCTGAATTGCTGACCATGTGGTTTGGTGAAAGTGAAGCAAATGTGCGTGAGATATTTGATAAGGCTCGCCAATCTGCACCATGTGTGCTCTTCTTTGACGAACTTGACTCCATTGCGACCCAG AGAGGCAGCAGTGTCGGTGATGCAGGAGGCGCTGCTGATAGGGTTCTTAATCAGCTACTGACGGAGATGGATGGCATGAATGCCAAGAAAACAGTATTCATTATCGGGGCAACCAACAGGCCTGACATTATAGATCCTGCTCTACTTAGGCCAGGCCGGCTGGACCAGTTGATTTATATTCCTTTGCCAGATGAGGCCTCTCGTTACCAAATATTTAAAGCTTGCTTAAGAAAGTCTCCAGTGGCAAAAGATGTTGACCAGGGGGCTCTTGCAAAGTACACTCAGGGATTTAGTGGTGCCGACATCACAGAAATTTGTCAACGGGCATGCAAATACGCAATTAGAGAAAACATCGAAAAG GACATTgaaagagaaaagaagaagagtgaAAATCCTGaggcaatggaggaagatgatgaGGCTGATGATGTTGCAGAGATCAAGGCTGTTCATTTCGAAGAGTCAATGAAGTTTGCCCGCAGGAGTGTCAGCGACGCTGACATTCGCAAGTACCAGGCATTTGCTCAGACTTTACAACAGTCGCGGGGTTTTGGAAGTGAGTTCCGTTTTGCGGAGCGTTCTGAAGCTGCACCTGGAGCCACCGGCTCAGATCCTTTTGCCACTTCAGCTGTTGCAGACGATGACGATGATTTATATAGCTAA
- the LOC121976639 gene encoding ankyrin repeat domain-containing protein 13C-A-like → MAGADPYAHSSVHKAVAGHDYAALKRILSSLPGLAEPSSITTEAASLAEEAKADAISAFIDRRDVPNRETPLHLAVRLGDAAAVELLMVSGADWSLQNEQGWSALQEAICASQDNLARIIVGHYQALAWAKWCRRLPRLLATMRRMRDFYMEITFHFDSSVIPFISRIAPSDTYKIWKRGSNLRADTTLAGFDGFKIQRSDQTILFLGDGTEDGKLPPGSLCIISHKDKEVMNALEGAGAPSTEAEIHQEVSAMSQTNIFRPGIDVTQAVLLPQLTWRRQERSETVGPWKAKVYDMHHVVVSMKSRRVPGAMTDEEFLSCCDDNESDSEEFEGILTEEEQQQLENALKMGSSEQSQSDAYLAHRHSCHEPRTAPAMEDAHSSSSNNNNNNAERRQDRKSWFGNWIKRSNSNHRQDDQKKAAPPRNSLSLEEKVSDLPGHSIDAANRAEDLKKGRDHKDLKSGKESEFRKGLRPVLWLSPDFPLQTEELLPLLDILADKVKAIRRLRDLMTTKLPPGTFPVKVAIPVIPTIRVLVTFTKFEELQPAEDFLTPPSSPGHKVVEASTSNSWIQWIKAPYRQSYSMASGPSSRVEDIQNPFAIPPDYAWTTPEAKKKRMQENKSRSKKGRSLNQSS, encoded by the exons ATGGCCGGAGCAGATCCATACGCGCACAGCTCGGTCCACAAGGCCGTAGCGGGACACGATTACGCCGCCCTCAAGCGCATCCTCTCGTCGCTGCCCGGCCTCGCCGAGCCGTCCTCCATCACCACCGAGGCGGCGTCCCTGGCGGAGGAAGCTAAGGCCGACGCCATATCGGCTTTCATCGACCGCCGCGACGTCCCCAACCGAGAGACACCACTCCATCTCGCGGTCCGCCTCGGCGACGCCGCCGCCGTCGAGCTGCTCATGGTCTCCGGCGCTGACTGGAGCCTCCAGAACGAGCAAGGCTGGAGCGCGCTCCAGGAGGCCATCTGCGCCAGCCAGGACAACCTTGCTCGTATCATCGTCGGCCACTACCAGGCCCTCGCCTGGGCCAAGTGGTGCCGCCGCCTGCCGCGGCTGCTCGCCACGATGCGCCGCATGCGCGACTTCTACATGGAGATCACTTTCCACTTCGACAGCTCCGTCATTCCCTTCATCTCCCGCATCGCCCCCTCTGACACCTACAAGATCTGGAAGCGCGGCTCCAACCTGCGCGCCGACACCACCCTCGCTGGATTCGACGGCTTCAAGATTCAGCGCTCCGACCAAACCATCCTCTTCCTCGGAGACGGAACAGAGGACGGCAAACTGCCGCCGGGATCCCTGTGCATCATCTCCCACAAAGACAAAGAGGTAATGAACGCTCTGGAAGGCGCCGGCGCCCCCTCCACCGAGGCAGAAATCCACCAGGAGGTCTCCGCCATGTCCCAAACCAACATCTTCCGCCCAGGGATCGACGTCACGCAGGCAGTGCTCCTCCCCCAGCTCACCTGGCGAAGACAAGAGAGGTCCGAGACGGTCGGGCCATGGAAGGCCAAAGTGTACGATATGCACCACGTCGTGGTGAGCATGAAGTCCCGGAGAGTGCCCGGCGCGATGACCGACGAGGAATTCTTATCTTGCTGCGACGACAACGAGTCCGACAGCGAAGAGTTCGAGGGGATACTGACGGAGGAGGAACAACAGCAATTGGAGAACGCGCTCAAAATGGGATCCTCGGAGCAATCCCAATCCGACGCCTACCTTGCTCATCGGCATAGTTGCCATGAACCGAGGACGGCGCCAGCAATGGAAGACGCtcacagcagcagcagcaacaacaacaacaacaacgccGAGAGAAGGCAAGATCGGAAGAGTTGGTTCGGCAATTGGATTAAACGAAGCAATAGCAATCACAGACAAGACGATCAAAAGAAGGCCGCGCCGCCAAGGAATTCGCTCTCTCTGGAGGAGAAGGTGAGCGACCTTCCCGGCCATTCGATAGATGCCGCGAACAGGGCTGAAGATCTCAAGAAGGGAAGGGATCACAAGGATCTCAAGAGCGGGAAAGAGAGCGAGTTCAGAAAGGGTCTGAGGCCTGTTCTGTGGCTCTCTCCCGACTTTCCGCTGCAGACAGAAGAACTGCTGCCGCTGCTCGACATTCTCGCCGACAAAGTCAAAGCCATTCGCCGGTTGAGGGATCTCATGACGACGAAGCTCCCTCCCGGAACCTTTCCAGTCAAG GTCGCGATTCCGGTCATTCCTACCATCCGAGTCCTGGTTACTTTCACCAAGTTTGAAGAGCTACAGCCGGCGGAGGACTTCTTGACTCCTCCTTCCAGCCCCGGCCACAAGGTGGTTGAAGCATCGACATCCAACTCCTGGATTCAATGGATAAAGGCACCATATCGTCAAAGCTACTCGATGGCATCTGGGCCAAGTAGCCGCGTCGAAGACATTCAGAATCCGTTCGCCATTCCTCCCGACTATGCTTGGACTACTCCTGAAGCAAAAAAGAAGAGAATGCAGGAAAACAAGAGCAGATCAAAGAAGGGAAGGAGTCTGAATCAAAGTAGTTGA
- the LOC121976638 gene encoding histone-lysine N-methyltransferase family member SUVH9-like, translated as MIPSPSQPPPAALFPDLNLDLSLVPFPKIEPKTEPADHLCPTEIGPAGPIELFFPPPSPIPGASTFLDSSSVEDKTALFSEYLRLASLFASAASSADQNPISIVPAPPNLPLDTDPSSSAISASRKKRKARSAEMVRASSLNVSDLVHYRDIVRRTRITYDSLRAFLLREEEKVDGFDANWGKKIRPDLKASTLMADRDLWLNRDRRIIGSIPGVRVGDVFLLRAELCVLGLHGLPQAGIDYVPASRSATGEPIATSIIVSGGYEDDEDSGLMLVYTGQGGRGPNMFRHCTDQKLEGGNLALERSMNYGIEIRVIRGIKCRQSPAGKIYFYDGLYKIVNSWMDVGKSGFGICKYKLLRIEGQEEMGSEILRLAEELKVNPLGVRPTGYLSFDISMGKENFPVSLFNNIDDDQAPLLFQYLAHPVFPAEAFQGKVNADAGNGCECISNCSAGCYCAKKNGGHFAYDANGFLVRGKPVIYECGPSCRCPPSCPNRVSQKGVKHQLEVFRSNETGSWGVRSLDLILAGTFICEFSGIIQTGQQTEILSTKGHCLVHPGQFPGRWVEWGDISDVIPEYVSPNFPFLPRLNFSIDVSKSRNVACYLSHSCRPNVFAQFVLYDHNNLLYPHAMIFAMENIPPLRELSIDYGVGEPVEKLTM; from the coding sequence ATGATCCCGTCGCCGTCGCAGCCGCCGCCTGCGGCTCTCTTCCCCGACCTCAACCTCGATCTCAGCCTCGTTCCCTTCCCCAAGATCGAGCCCAAGACTGAGCCGGCAGATCATCTCTGCCCGACAGAAATTGGTCCCGCCGGCCCAATCGAGCTTTTCTTCCCTCCTCCCAGCCCTATCCCCGGCGCTAGTACCTTCCTGGACTCCTCTTCCGTCGAAGATAAGACCGCCCTCTTCTCCGAGTACCTCCGCCTCGCCAGCCTGTTCGCCTCTGCTGCCTCCTCCGCCGACCAGAACCCTATTTCCATAGTCCCTGCTCCACCGAATCTGCCTCTTGATACCGACCCTAGCTCCTCAGCCATCTCCGCCTCTCGCAAGAAGCGTAAGGCTCGATCGGCTGAGATGGTGCGCGCTTCCTCGCTCAACGTCAGCGACCTGGTTCACTACCGCGACATCGTTCGCCGAACCCGGATCACGTACGACTCCCTCCGTGCCTTTTTGCTCCGGGAGGAAGAGAAGGTAGACGGCTTTGATGCAAACTGGGGCAAAAAGATTCGCCCTGACCTCAAGGCGTCGACCCTCATGGCCGATCGCGATCTTTGGCTCAACCGCGACAGGAGAATCATCGGCTCCATTCCTGGCGTCCGCGTCGGTGACGTCTTCCTCTTACGCGCGGAGCTTTGCGTGCTCGGCTTGCACGGGCTTCCTCAGGCAGGAATCGATTACGTTCCGGCTAGTCGGAGTGCTACTGGCGAGCCCATCGCCACCAGCATTATTGTGTCCGGTGGCTACGAGGATGACGAGGATAGTGGCCTCATGCTCGTCTACACTGGCCAAGGTGGCCGTGGCCCTAACATGTTCAGGCATTGCACGGATCAGAAACTGGAAGGAGGAAATCTTGCTCTAGAAAGGAGCATGAATTATGGCATTGAAATTCGAGTAATTCGTGGTATTAAGTGTCGTCAGAGTCCTGCAGGAAAAATATATTTCTACGATGGTCTTTACAAGATCGTCAATTCCTGGATGGACGTAGGCAAGTCTGGGTTTGGCATTTGCAAGTACAAGCTTTTGAGAATTGAAGGCCAGGAGGAGATGGGAAGTGAAATTCTTAGGCTTGCAGAAGAGTTGAAGGTGAATCCATTGGGTGTCAGACCAACTGGTTACTTGAGTTTTGATATCTCAATGGGTAAGGAGAATTTCCCTGTTTCATTGTTTAATAACATAGATGACGATCAGGCACCATTGCTCTTTCAATACCTTGCCCACCCAGTTTTCCCAGCTGAAGCTTTTCAAGGGAAGGTAAACGCTGATGCAGGAAATGGGTGTGAATGCATCTCGAACTGCTCAGCAGGATGTTACTGTGCCAAGAAAAATGGCGGACActttgcatatgatgcaaatggatTTCTTGTGAGGGGGAAGCCAGTGATTTATGAGTGTGGTCCCTCATGTCGCTGTCCACCGAGTTGTCCCAACAGAGTGAGTCAAAAAGGGGTGAAGCATCAGTTAGAGGTGTTTAGGTCAAATGAGACAGGATCATGGGGAGTGAGATCATTGGATTTGATTCTAGCAGGGACATTCATTTGTGAGTTCAGCGGCATTATACAAACTGGTCAACAAACTGAGATTCTTTCAACCAAAGGCCACTGTTTAGTGCATCCTGGCCAGTTTCCTGGAAGATGGGTTGAATGGGGAGACATTTCAGATGTCATTCCTGAATATGTTTCACCAAACTTTCCATTCTTGCCAAGGCTGAACTTCTCTATCGATGTTTCAAAATCGAGGAATGTTGCATGTTATCTGAGTCATAGTTGTAGGCCAAATGTGTTTGCACAGTTTGTACTATATGATCACAATAATTTGTTATATCCTCATGCTATGATCTTCGCAATGGAGAACATACCTCCATTGAGGGAACTGAGTATTGATTATGGGGTTGGAGAACCTGTGGAGAAACTAACAATGTAG
- the LOC121978662 gene encoding pEARLI1-like lipid transfer protein 2: MEASKPSRASSTLFLFLGLLLLGAGLCGAIIAPPSARCPINALGFSVCASLLGGLVNIGPIGNLPRASPSTCCTLLTGLVAFDAETCLCTAFNANVLGLADLNATTGVNLLLNYCGTNATAYRC, from the coding sequence ATGGAGGCATCCAAACCCTCTCGCGCCTCTTCAACCCTGTTCCTCTTTCTCGGCCTCCTCCTCCTCGGCGCCGGGCTCTGCGGCGCCATCATCGCTCCTCCCTCGGCCCGCTGCCCCATCAACGCCCTCGGCTTCAGCGTCTGCGCCAGCCTGCTCGGCGGCCTCGTCAACATCGGCCCCATAGGCAACCTGCCGAGGGCGTCGCCGTCGACGTGCTGCACGCTGCTCACGGGCCTCGTCGCCTTCGACGCCGAGACCTGCCTCTGCACCGCCTTCAACGCCAACGTCCTCGGCCTCGCCGACCTCAACGCCACCACCGGCGTCAACCTCCTCCTCAACTACTGCGGGACGAACGCCACTGCCTACCGGTGCTAG